A region from the Ichthyobacterium seriolicida genome encodes:
- a CDS encoding 3'-5' exonuclease produces MDLNITKPICFFDLETTGTNISKDRIIEISILKILVDSTQESKTWLVNPTVVIPEESIKVHNITNEDVADKPTFKDILPEIKKMIKNSDLCGYNSNKFDIPLLAEEFLRAGEDFSMKNRKSIDVQNIFHKMEQRTLSAAYKFYCKKELSNAHSAQADTQATYEILKSQLDHYPELKNEMDFLSEFSQHNRSVDLAGFIGLDDQDFEIFNFGKYKGLRVLEILEKDKGYFSWIQNSDFPLYTKKILTEIRLKNFNKK; encoded by the coding sequence ATGGACTTAAACATAACTAAACCCATTTGTTTTTTCGACTTAGAAACGACAGGAACTAATATTTCTAAAGACAGAATAATAGAAATATCTATACTAAAAATACTAGTCGACTCAACTCAAGAGAGTAAAACTTGGTTGGTAAATCCAACTGTAGTAATCCCTGAAGAGTCCATTAAGGTACACAATATAACAAATGAAGATGTGGCTGATAAACCCACGTTTAAAGATATATTGCCAGAGATAAAAAAAATGATCAAAAATTCTGACCTATGTGGCTATAATTCTAATAAGTTCGACATACCTCTCTTAGCCGAGGAATTTTTAAGAGCTGGAGAAGATTTCAGCATGAAAAATAGAAAGAGCATAGATGTTCAAAATATCTTCCACAAGATGGAACAGAGAACTCTCTCGGCTGCTTATAAGTTCTATTGCAAAAAAGAACTATCAAATGCACATTCTGCACAAGCCGATACTCAGGCTACGTACGAAATCTTAAAATCTCAATTAGATCACTACCCAGAATTGAAAAATGAAATGGACTTTTTAAGTGAATTTTCACAACACAATAGAAGTGTAGATCTAGCTGGATTCATAGGTTTAGACGATCAAGATTTTGAAATATTCAACTTTGGAAAATACAAAGGACTCAGAGTATTGGAAATATTAGAAAAAGACAAAGGCTATTTCTCCTGG
- a CDS encoding aminotransferase class III-fold pyridoxal phosphate-dependent enzyme — protein sequence MIENNNYTLFSWSKQKGLNPIKIDRAEGVYIYDSNGNKIIDFSSQLIGVNIGHGNKRITDAIVNQMQKVSYVNPGFMTDPREKLGKKLFEITPGNLTKSFFTLGGTESIENAIKIARVYTGRHKIITHYRSYHGSTYGSISASGDPRKFAVDSQSMPNVLHVENPYAYRCPWNTSSIEECGEMALKHLNRVIEFENPNSIAALLFEGESGSSGCIKYPPFYWKGLREIADKYGILLIDDEVMSGFGRTGKMFAIDHHNTTPDIMCLAKGLTSGYLPLGAVVVTDKIADYFDDISLPLGLTYSSHAVSCAAALENISIIEENNLVENASVMGRYIEEKVKELAEKHPSIGDFRNTGLLGCIELVKNRKTKEPTTPWNASPLEMKVNNLMVDKMKKLNMFTIIRWNFIFIAPPLCISKTEVDEGIDILSQIISIADKYYTE from the coding sequence ATGATTGAAAACAATAACTACACATTATTTTCCTGGTCTAAACAAAAAGGATTAAATCCAATAAAAATAGACAGAGCAGAAGGTGTTTACATATATGACTCCAATGGAAATAAAATAATAGATTTTTCATCTCAATTAATCGGTGTAAATATAGGCCATGGAAATAAGAGAATAACTGATGCTATAGTCAATCAAATGCAAAAAGTATCTTATGTCAATCCTGGATTTATGACGGATCCCAGAGAGAAACTAGGAAAAAAATTGTTTGAAATAACCCCTGGCAATCTCACCAAGAGCTTTTTTACATTAGGCGGCACGGAATCCATAGAAAATGCTATCAAAATAGCTAGAGTCTATACTGGAAGACATAAAATAATCACGCATTATAGATCTTATCACGGTTCTACTTACGGCTCTATATCTGCCAGTGGAGATCCTAGAAAATTTGCAGTTGATAGTCAATCTATGCCAAACGTATTACACGTAGAGAACCCTTACGCGTACCGATGTCCTTGGAACACTTCCTCTATTGAAGAATGTGGAGAAATGGCCTTAAAACATTTGAATAGAGTCATAGAATTTGAAAATCCTAACAGCATAGCAGCATTATTATTTGAAGGGGAATCAGGTTCTTCAGGATGTATCAAATATCCTCCTTTTTATTGGAAAGGTTTAAGAGAGATAGCCGACAAATACGGAATACTTTTAATAGATGACGAAGTTATGAGTGGATTTGGAAGAACTGGTAAGATGTTCGCTATAGATCATCACAATACCACACCTGATATCATGTGCTTAGCTAAAGGATTAACATCTGGGTATTTACCTCTAGGAGCTGTAGTAGTAACAGATAAAATAGCCGATTATTTTGATGATATCTCCCTGCCCTTGGGTCTTACCTATTCCTCACACGCTGTGTCTTGTGCTGCCGCTCTGGAAAATATATCTATAATAGAGGAAAATAATTTGGTGGAAAACGCAAGTGTCATGGGAAGATACATAGAAGAAAAAGTCAAGGAATTGGCAGAGAAACATCCATCTATAGGAGACTTTAGAAATACTGGATTATTGGGTTGTATAGAATTGGTTAAAAACAGAAAAACAAAAGAACCTACTACACCTTGGAATGCATCTCCACTGGAGATGAAAGTAAACAATCTAATGGTAGATAAGATGAAAAAGTTGAATATGTTTACCATAATCAGATGGAATTTTATATTCATAGCTCCTCCTCTTTGTATTTCTAAGACAGAAGTAGATGAAGGAATAGATATACTTTCGCAGATAATTTCAATAGCAGATAAATACTATACAGAATAA
- the lpxK gene encoding tetraacyldisaccharide 4'-kinase, with the protein MRILKVLLYPLSKLYDLITFIRNKLYDNEIFKSFNFENPIVICIGNLNVGGSGKTPHIEYLINILKDDFKIAVLSRGYKRKSKGFVIADKYSTVDDIGDEPLQLYKKNKNITVAVDANRVRGIKYLKKAFEKLDIVLLDDAFQHRAIRANLNILLTDYSKNYKKDYLMPLGLLRENAKGADRADIIIVSKCPIDISKKEKLDISKELNIKRDQRIYFSSIIYSEFIYNRLSNKKIESLKNQEITLVTGIANPNPLEEFLKEKKINFMHLNYRDHHNFTKRDLEVMREKQNTILTTEKDYMRLLELPIQEMDIWYIPIKVNLSENDQNNFNREVFKYINYIN; encoded by the coding sequence ATGAGGATATTAAAAGTGCTTTTATACCCTTTATCTAAGTTATATGACCTAATAACATTTATCAGAAATAAACTCTACGATAATGAAATATTTAAATCCTTCAATTTCGAAAATCCTATTGTCATATGTATTGGAAATTTAAATGTTGGAGGAAGTGGAAAAACTCCCCACATAGAGTATTTGATAAATATCTTAAAAGATGATTTCAAAATAGCTGTACTCAGCAGAGGATACAAGAGAAAAAGCAAAGGCTTTGTAATAGCAGATAAATATTCCACTGTTGATGATATAGGCGATGAACCACTTCAATTATATAAAAAAAACAAAAACATTACAGTCGCTGTAGATGCCAATAGGGTAAGAGGTATAAAATACCTCAAAAAGGCTTTTGAAAAATTAGATATAGTCTTACTAGACGATGCCTTTCAACACAGAGCCATAAGAGCTAATTTGAATATACTACTAACAGATTATAGCAAAAATTATAAAAAAGACTATCTAATGCCTCTAGGATTATTGAGAGAAAATGCTAAAGGAGCTGACAGGGCTGATATTATAATAGTCAGCAAATGCCCAATTGATATCTCTAAAAAGGAAAAACTAGATATAAGCAAAGAGCTGAATATTAAAAGAGATCAACGTATTTATTTTTCTAGCATAATATATTCTGAATTTATATACAACAGATTGAGCAATAAAAAAATAGAAAGTCTTAAAAATCAAGAGATCACCTTGGTAACTGGTATAGCTAATCCTAATCCATTAGAAGAATTTCTAAAAGAAAAAAAAATTAATTTTATGCACCTGAATTACAGAGATCATCACAACTTCACAAAAAGGGATCTAGAGGTGATGAGGGAAAAACAAAATACAATTCTCACTACAGAAAAGGATTATATGAGACTATTAGAATTACCTATTCAAGAAATGGATATTTGGTACATCCCCATAAAAGTCAATCTATCGGAAAATGATCAAAATAACTTTAACAGAGAAGTATTTAAGTATATAAATTATATTAACTAG